The following proteins come from a genomic window of Proteinivorax hydrogeniformans:
- a CDS encoding pseudouridine-5'-phosphate glycosidase — protein MKNKVAISKEVAEAIKDKKGVVALESTIISHGMPYPQNLQTALEVENIVRENGAVPATIAIMDGQIKVGLNKSEIEKLSQSENVRKVSRRDLAFAVSKGEMGATTVSGTMIAAELAGIKIFATGGIGGVHRDGENTLDISADLTELGKTNVAVVCAGVKSILDIGRTLEYLETLGVPVITYKSTEFPAFFSSKSGFKSHLTAQDAEEIANMLKVKWDLDLEGGAVIANPILPEYDIKEEIIGKAINDALKECDRLGIEGKDVTPFLLSKIKEITSGESLKSNIALVKNNAKLAATIAHKLLNEED, from the coding sequence ATGAAAAATAAAGTGGCAATTTCAAAGGAAGTAGCTGAAGCTATAAAAGATAAAAAAGGAGTAGTAGCTTTAGAATCCACAATCATATCTCATGGGATGCCCTATCCACAAAACCTACAAACAGCACTGGAAGTTGAAAATATTGTAAGAGAAAACGGTGCCGTCCCAGCAACAATTGCTATAATGGATGGACAGATTAAAGTAGGGCTTAACAAATCGGAAATAGAAAAGCTCTCTCAAAGCGAAAACGTGCGCAAAGTCAGTAGAAGAGATCTAGCATTTGCTGTGTCTAAAGGCGAGATGGGAGCGACGACAGTTTCAGGAACAATGATAGCAGCAGAATTGGCTGGAATAAAGATATTTGCTACCGGTGGTATTGGCGGTGTTCATAGAGATGGTGAAAATACCCTAGACATTTCAGCGGACCTAACAGAACTAGGAAAAACTAATGTTGCAGTGGTATGTGCTGGCGTCAAATCAATTTTAGATATAGGAAGAACTTTAGAATATTTAGAGACATTGGGAGTGCCGGTGATTACATACAAATCAACGGAATTTCCCGCCTTTTTTAGCTCAAAAAGTGGTTTTAAATCTCATTTAACAGCGCAGGATGCAGAAGAAATTGCAAATATGCTAAAAGTAAAGTGGGATTTAGATCTTGAAGGTGGAGCTGTTATAGCAAACCCCATTTTACCGGAGTATGACATTAAAGAAGAGATAATTGGAAAAGCTATAAATGATGCCCTAAAAGAATGTGATCGACTAGGGATAGAAGGAAAAGATGTGACGCCCTTTTTACTTTCAAAGATAAAGGAAATAACAAGCGGAGAAAGCTTAAAGTCAAACATAGCCTTAGTTAAGAATAATGCAAAGTTAGCTGCAACTATTGCCCATAAACTTTTAAATGAGGAGGATTAG
- a CDS encoding carbohydrate kinase — protein sequence MARLTAREKEILKILYNEPMISQDELANRLELTRSAVAVHISNLIKKGFILGRGYVFNQQKRVVVVGGANYDIKGVASSVSCEMKTSNLGKIFTSIGGVGRNIAENLARLNTPTSLLSAVGRDKHGRAILDYSKEAGVDMTPVLQTAKYNSGTYMAFLNDKNDLQIGLADMDIIDVIDTQYIESNLPVLKNAKVIVCDTNLREDTLEYIAHQAQKLNCTFVVEPVSVEKARKVEKMLSYIDILTPNKEELEEICQFKLDGIKDYKRAGDMLLNRGVKILLLKLGEKGLFLYSKDYTEIIPSKAKEIIDVTGGGDSLVGGFIAAYYKGLPLDQCAKIASACAALTLKTNDTVSPELSWEKLKIELKED from the coding sequence ATGGCTAGACTAACGGCTCGTGAAAAGGAAATATTAAAAATACTGTATAACGAACCTATGATAAGTCAAGATGAACTAGCCAACAGACTGGAGCTTACACGATCTGCAGTTGCTGTCCATATATCAAACCTAATAAAAAAAGGTTTTATTTTAGGTCGTGGATATGTCTTTAATCAACAAAAAAGAGTGGTGGTAGTTGGCGGAGCAAACTATGATATTAAAGGAGTTGCGTCATCAGTTAGTTGTGAAATGAAGACATCTAACCTAGGTAAGATATTTACTTCCATAGGAGGAGTAGGAAGAAATATCGCAGAAAACTTAGCGCGTTTAAATACACCTACCAGTTTACTTTCCGCTGTGGGTAGAGATAAACATGGTCGAGCAATTTTAGATTATAGCAAAGAGGCAGGAGTGGATATGACGCCAGTTTTGCAGACTGCAAAGTATAACTCAGGAACTTATATGGCCTTTTTAAATGACAAAAACGATTTGCAAATCGGCCTAGCTGACATGGATATTATAGATGTAATAGACACTCAATACATTGAGTCTAACCTGCCGGTATTAAAAAATGCTAAAGTCATAGTGTGTGATACAAATTTAAGAGAGGACACGTTAGAGTATATAGCCCATCAAGCTCAAAAGTTAAACTGCACCTTTGTAGTTGAACCGGTTTCGGTTGAAAAGGCAAGAAAGGTAGAAAAAATGCTTAGTTACATAGATATATTAACTCCAAATAAAGAAGAGTTAGAAGAAATATGTCAGTTTAAGCTAGATGGTATAAAAGACTACAAAAGAGCAGGAGATATGCTGCTAAATCGTGGCGTAAAAATCCTATTGTTAAAGCTAGGAGAGAAAGGTTTGTTCTTATATAGCAAGGATTATACCGAAATAATTCCCTCTAAAGCTAAGGAAATAATTGATGTGACAGGTGGAGGAGATAGCTTAGTAGGTGGCTTTATAGCTGCTTATTATAAAGGGTTACCTTTAGATCAATGTGCAAAAATTGCCTCAGCCTGTGCAGCTTTAACACTTAAAACTAACGATACTGTATCTCCTGAATTAAGCTGGGAGAAGCTAAAGATAGAATTAAAGGAGGATTAA
- a CDS encoding YlbF family regulator, protein MNVYDYAHKLVKAVKESEDYKQYKEVATRIKSDSTSVEMLKDFRKRNFELQKLQMQGKEPSQDQIDQIQKLFETIRLNKDIETFLTLEQRIGQTMSDIQKIIGEGIQLEFNPLEGEETSR, encoded by the coding sequence ATGAATGTGTATGATTACGCGCATAAGCTTGTAAAAGCTGTTAAAGAAAGTGAGGATTACAAGCAGTACAAAGAAGTCGCAACTAGAATTAAGTCAGATTCAACTAGTGTGGAAATGCTAAAAGATTTTCGCAAAAGAAACTTTGAACTTCAAAAACTACAGATGCAAGGCAAAGAGCCATCACAGGATCAAATAGACCAAATACAAAAGCTGTTTGAAACAATAAGGTTAAACAAAGATATCGAAACCTTTCTAACGCTAGAGCAAAGAATAGGGCAAACAATGTCTGATATACAAAAAATTATTGGAGAAGGCATACAGCTAGAATTTAACCCATTAGAAGGTGAAGAAACAAGTCGCTAA
- a CDS encoding sodium-dependent transporter — translation MADKNREQWGSRIGFILAAAGSAIGLGNIWRFPTVVGQSGGGAFLLVYLIITFLVGIPLMIAELTIGRKGQTNIVGAFKRVAGKNWGIVGALGVAAGFIILSFYSVIAGWGVAYIFKYITGELTNLGAEEVGNVFNELTSAPIVPLFWHAIFMLITIGIVILGIDKGIEKASKLLMPILLVLLILLAIRSVTLDGAMEGVSWYLRPNFAVINRHIILSALGQAFFSFSLGMGAILTYGSYLGKKENIPGSAVYIAVFDIFIAVLAGFIIIPAVFAFGLEPGSGPPLIFITLPAVFGAMPAGNIFGLLFFVLLTIAAVTSAISLLEVVVAYFIDELKWSRKKASALAGLGIFILGIPSSLSMGVLSENLIFGMPFLDFMDYFSSNVLLTLGGFFTAVVVGWVWKTKNAVSEIETSGSKFLLAAPWAFLIKWIMPVVLLVIIIYGLFF, via the coding sequence TTGGCTGATAAAAATCGTGAACAATGGGGAAGTCGGATAGGATTTATTTTAGCAGCCGCTGGTAGCGCCATCGGCCTAGGAAATATTTGGAGATTCCCTACAGTTGTAGGACAAAGTGGCGGTGGAGCCTTTCTTTTGGTGTACCTTATCATTACTTTTCTTGTTGGAATACCACTAATGATTGCAGAACTTACAATAGGTAGGAAAGGACAAACCAATATAGTTGGAGCATTTAAAAGGGTTGCGGGAAAGAATTGGGGTATAGTTGGGGCACTCGGCGTTGCAGCAGGCTTTATAATTCTATCTTTCTACTCAGTTATAGCAGGATGGGGAGTTGCTTATATATTCAAATATATAACAGGAGAGTTGACAAACCTAGGTGCTGAAGAGGTAGGCAACGTCTTTAACGAACTGACCTCAGCTCCCATAGTTCCTTTATTTTGGCACGCTATTTTTATGTTGATTACTATTGGGATTGTAATCTTAGGCATAGATAAAGGTATAGAAAAGGCTAGTAAATTGTTAATGCCCATATTATTAGTGTTGCTTATACTGTTAGCCATAAGAAGCGTTACATTAGATGGGGCTATGGAAGGAGTTTCGTGGTATCTAAGACCCAACTTTGCAGTAATAAACAGACATATAATACTAAGTGCTCTTGGGCAGGCATTTTTTAGCTTTAGTTTAGGTATGGGCGCAATCTTAACATACGGTAGTTATCTGGGCAAAAAGGAAAATATACCTGGAAGTGCTGTCTATATAGCTGTTTTTGACATATTTATAGCTGTGTTAGCGGGATTTATCATAATACCTGCAGTGTTTGCTTTTGGACTAGAGCCAGGCTCAGGACCGCCGCTAATTTTCATAACACTTCCGGCTGTATTTGGGGCTATGCCGGCGGGGAATATATTTGGGTTGCTATTTTTCGTTCTCTTAACTATAGCAGCTGTGACCTCAGCCATTTCTCTTTTAGAGGTAGTGGTGGCTTATTTTATCGACGAACTAAAATGGAGCCGAAAAAAAGCTTCTGCATTAGCGGGATTAGGCATATTTATATTAGGGATACCATCATCACTATCAATGGGTGTGCTCAGTGAAAATCTAATTTTTGGAATGCCTTTTTTAGACTTTATGGACTACTTCTCGTCTAATGTACTTTTAACATTAGGAGGTTTTTTTACAGCTGTAGTTGTGGGCTGGGTATGGAAAACTAAAAATGCAGTCTCAGAAATTGAAACATCAGGTTCCAAATTTTTACTGGCAGCACCTTGGGCTTTTTTGATAAAATGGATTATGCCAGTAGTCTTGCTGGTCATCATAATATATGGCCTATTCTTTTAA
- a CDS encoding transcriptional regulator: MKATDKEKESLNRLIRLFKIVLAVQARPMRIKELAEKMEVTERSIYRDIKLLEAAQIKCRHGRGRPIAINNSFIPPLNFTQEETVALTALLNTYADDENLASAKDKIKVAMDSRGKKIHEQFKDKFFKPSDNQPVDEQRQSKVRAKLQEAIYYNNPVQITYNSMSSGLSQRVIDPYCLIADDNAWYVAARCHLKNSILLFKLTRITQEVIQRGQKFSHPKDFSVENYLKSAWKIERGLEEYEVEIQFSSQIAQYIKETRLHPTQKIIENQDGTINFIATISGENEILSWILSFGEHAEVIKPAKIRNLIAEKINKMSQIY, from the coding sequence ATGAAAGCAACGGATAAAGAAAAGGAAAGCTTAAATAGGTTGATTAGACTGTTCAAAATTGTTTTGGCAGTACAGGCTAGACCAATGCGCATAAAAGAACTAGCGGAAAAAATGGAGGTTACAGAGCGCTCTATATATCGGGACATTAAATTGTTAGAAGCTGCACAGATAAAGTGTCGGCATGGAAGGGGAAGGCCGATAGCCATAAACAACTCATTTATACCACCTCTAAACTTTACTCAAGAAGAGACTGTGGCCCTTACGGCGCTGCTAAATACATACGCAGATGATGAAAACTTAGCATCCGCCAAGGACAAAATAAAAGTGGCCATGGACAGTAGAGGTAAGAAAATACACGAACAATTTAAAGATAAGTTTTTTAAACCTAGTGACAACCAACCTGTAGATGAACAAAGACAAAGCAAAGTGCGTGCAAAGCTACAGGAAGCCATTTATTACAACAACCCTGTCCAGATAACTTATAATTCAATGTCATCAGGATTATCCCAAAGAGTAATTGACCCTTACTGCCTGATAGCAGATGATAACGCTTGGTATGTTGCTGCTAGGTGCCATCTTAAAAACAGCATCTTGCTATTTAAGTTAACTAGAATTACACAGGAGGTAATTCAACGAGGCCAAAAGTTTAGCCACCCCAAAGACTTTTCTGTGGAGAATTATTTGAAAAGTGCATGGAAAATAGAGCGAGGGTTAGAAGAATATGAAGTTGAGATACAGTTTAGTAGTCAAATAGCTCAATATATTAAAGAAACTAGACTTCACCCAACTCAAAAAATAATTGAAAATCAAGATGGAACTATTAACTTTATAGCAACTATTTCTGGGGAAAATGAGATTCTAAGCTGGATTTTGTCCTTTGGTGAGCATGCAGAAGTTATAAAACCAGCAAAAATAAGAAACCTTATCGCTGAAAAAATAAATAAAATGTCTCAAATCTACTGA
- the gatB gene encoding Asp-tRNA(Asn)/Glu-tRNA(Gln) amidotransferase subunit GatB: MMKNKYKKVIGLEIHVELNTASKVFCRCSSAFGAQPNSQVCPTCLGLTGALPVLNEKAVNLALKAALALNCKIDPCSKFDRKSYFYPDLPKGYQITQHYKPIAKDGYIEIETEGEKKKIGIAQLHIEEDAARQIHKDDHTLIDFNRAGVGLIEIVTKPQLETAEEAKAFVLKIKKILQYLNISDCKMEEGSLRCDANISLKAENSHSLGTKTELKNLNSLKSLQKAIDYEAKRQEELLLSKMSVTQQTLKWDESRNKCVVMRTKKSAAGYRYFPEPNIPPLFINEEFIKQVKATISNLPDDEKDRFIKLGLSSKDALVISEIREVSNFFKETIKYCDDIQLVANWIKGELFRHLSDKERISEQLTPKDFASLLNYVKRGDITAQSAKKVLKQMLAQKKSPKVLIEELDLAQLSNHKTLNKLVEEVLNQNHNSVKDYYNGKDKALEYLVGQAMKLSKGKANPKTARLLILEKLQ; the protein is encoded by the coding sequence ATGATGAAGAATAAATACAAGAAGGTTATTGGGCTAGAAATACATGTAGAGCTAAATACAGCTTCCAAGGTGTTTTGCCGCTGCTCGTCTGCTTTCGGAGCGCAGCCTAACAGTCAAGTTTGTCCTACATGTCTAGGTTTAACAGGCGCTCTTCCTGTTCTTAATGAGAAGGCGGTGAATTTAGCTCTTAAAGCTGCTCTAGCATTGAATTGTAAAATAGATCCTTGTAGCAAATTTGATAGAAAAAGCTACTTTTATCCTGATTTGCCGAAGGGTTATCAAATAACTCAACACTATAAACCTATCGCTAAAGATGGCTATATTGAAATTGAAACTGAAGGTGAAAAGAAAAAGATAGGAATAGCTCAATTGCATATAGAGGAAGATGCAGCAAGACAGATACATAAAGACGATCATACACTGATAGATTTCAATAGAGCAGGGGTAGGTCTTATTGAAATTGTAACTAAACCTCAGCTTGAGACTGCAGAGGAAGCAAAGGCATTTGTACTTAAAATAAAAAAAATCTTACAATATCTTAATATCTCCGACTGCAAAATGGAGGAAGGTAGTCTAAGGTGTGATGCAAACATCTCCCTTAAAGCTGAAAACTCACACAGCTTGGGCACTAAGACCGAACTTAAGAACTTAAATTCTCTAAAATCTTTGCAAAAAGCTATAGATTATGAAGCAAAAAGACAGGAAGAATTGTTGTTGTCAAAAATGTCGGTTACCCAGCAAACTCTTAAATGGGACGAAAGTAGAAATAAATGCGTGGTAATGCGCACTAAGAAGTCAGCGGCTGGTTATCGATATTTCCCAGAACCAAATATTCCACCTCTTTTTATAAATGAAGAATTTATAAAGCAAGTAAAAGCCACAATATCCAATCTTCCCGATGATGAAAAAGATAGATTTATAAAGCTGGGACTTTCAAGTAAAGATGCGTTAGTAATATCGGAAATTAGAGAGGTTTCTAACTTTTTTAAGGAAACCATAAAATACTGCGATGACATTCAGTTAGTCGCAAATTGGATTAAAGGCGAGCTTTTTCGTCATCTGTCAGACAAAGAAAGAATAAGTGAGCAGCTTACGCCAAAAGACTTTGCATCGCTCTTAAATTATGTAAAAAGAGGAGATATCACAGCTCAATCAGCAAAAAAAGTGCTAAAGCAGATGCTAGCTCAAAAAAAGAGTCCAAAAGTACTTATAGAAGAACTGGATTTAGCTCAATTAAGTAATCACAAAACCTTAAACAAGTTGGTAGAGGAAGTATTAAACCAAAACCATAACTCAGTAAAGGATTACTACAATGGTAAAGACAAGGCGCTTGAATACTTAGTGGGACAAGCTATGAAACTCTCTAAGGGCAAGGCCAATCCAAAGACGGCGAGACTTTTAATTTTAGAAAAACTTCAATAA
- the gatA gene encoding Asp-tRNA(Asn)/Glu-tRNA(Gln) amidotransferase subunit GatA, which translates to MKLTNLSIKELLKGYKNNTFSPSEVTKAYLKKAKENNQKIGAYINITEDKAVEDSKSKFHSFGGVPMAIKDNIHVANVNTTCASKLLKNHKAIFNATVIKRLINCPVLGKTNMDEFAMGSSNETSAFYPVKNPWDLKKVSGGSSGGSAAAVAANLASFALGSDTGGSIRQPAAFCGVVGLRPTYGLVSRYGLVAVAPSMDQIGPLTKTVEDSAYVLSNLAGFDEKDAMTASPKTLDYTKSLKEDIKNVKIGLPKQYFTDYTNNEVRQAVNKAIRTLEKLGAKMVELDLSHTPYSVSAYTLLCAAEASSSLARLNGTSCKNTKIKGDYSKQCVNSRTEGFGIEVKRRILLGTHILNSTNYAEYYIRAQKVRTLVQRDFQRAFHSCDIILGPTTPTTAFPLNSKHDPLTMYLHDSYTTPASLAGLPAMSIPCGYDSNGLPIGLQLIAPHFKEQDILNVGHAFQLDTDYHKRKITNDEE; encoded by the coding sequence GTGAAACTAACCAACCTTTCAATCAAAGAACTGCTAAAAGGATATAAAAATAACACATTTTCACCTTCCGAAGTCACAAAAGCTTACTTAAAAAAAGCCAAGGAAAATAATCAGAAAATCGGAGCCTATATAAATATTACCGAAGATAAAGCAGTAGAAGATAGTAAAAGTAAATTTCATAGCTTCGGTGGTGTGCCGATGGCAATTAAAGACAACATCCATGTTGCTAATGTAAATACAACCTGTGCGTCTAAGCTGCTCAAAAATCACAAAGCAATATTTAACGCCACCGTAATCAAAAGGCTAATTAACTGCCCGGTATTAGGAAAAACAAATATGGATGAGTTTGCCATGGGTTCATCCAACGAAACATCAGCATTTTATCCAGTAAAAAATCCATGGGATTTGAAAAAAGTAAGTGGAGGGTCTAGCGGCGGATCCGCAGCAGCAGTGGCAGCAAACTTAGCCAGCTTTGCATTAGGTTCTGATACCGGAGGCTCTATAAGGCAACCGGCAGCATTTTGTGGGGTTGTAGGTCTAAGGCCAACTTACGGCCTTGTCTCACGTTATGGACTGGTCGCCGTAGCCCCTTCTATGGACCAAATAGGGCCACTAACCAAGACAGTAGAAGATAGTGCATATGTTTTATCAAACTTAGCTGGGTTCGATGAAAAAGATGCTATGACTGCTTCCCCAAAAACGCTAGATTACACCAAATCTCTTAAAGAAGATATTAAAAACGTTAAAATAGGACTTCCAAAGCAGTATTTTACCGACTATACAAATAATGAAGTACGCCAGGCGGTAAATAAAGCCATAAGAACCTTAGAGAAGCTAGGAGCTAAGATGGTGGAGCTAGACCTTTCACACACTCCATATAGTGTTTCTGCTTACACTCTATTGTGCGCTGCTGAAGCGTCATCTAGTTTAGCAAGGCTAAATGGCACGTCCTGTAAAAATACAAAAATAAAAGGTGATTATTCAAAACAGTGTGTTAACTCACGAACGGAAGGGTTTGGCATTGAAGTTAAACGAAGAATTTTACTTGGAACGCACATTTTAAATTCCACAAATTATGCAGAGTATTATATCCGTGCACAAAAGGTACGAACTTTAGTCCAAAGAGATTTTCAAAGAGCCTTCCATAGCTGTGATATTATACTGGGACCGACTACACCAACCACCGCTTTTCCATTAAACTCAAAGCATGACCCTCTTACCATGTACTTACATGATAGCTACACAACACCTGCATCTTTAGCTGGATTACCTGCAATGAGTATACCATGTGGGTACGATAGCAACGGACTACCTATAGGACTACAGCTTATCGCTCCTCACTTTAAAGAACAGGATATACTTAATGTAGGACATGCCTTCCAATTAGACACTGATTACCATAAAAGGAAGATAACTAATGATGAAGAATAA
- the gatC gene encoding Asp-tRNA(Asn)/Glu-tRNA(Gln) amidotransferase subunit GatC, whose product MKITAKQLNEIASLSMLNIKQEEIDEYIKELDQVLTYADNLKKLDLDDVKPAKHCLFEERITREDKVVQLRSKKSLHNDINLKDTFIED is encoded by the coding sequence TTGAAAATTACCGCAAAACAACTAAATGAGATAGCAAGTTTAAGTATGTTAAATATAAAACAAGAAGAGATAGATGAATATATTAAAGAATTAGACCAAGTTTTGACTTATGCTGATAACTTAAAAAAACTAGACTTAGATGATGTTAAGCCAGCTAAGCATTGTCTTTTTGAAGAAAGAATAACAAGAGAGGATAAAGTAGTCCAGTTACGCTCTAAAAAATCACTTCATAATGACATAAATCTTAAAGACACATTTATTGAAGATTAA
- a CDS encoding flavin reductase family protein — translation MDVQKALYKIPVPVALVGAMQDEKHNVITVSWCTQVSKDPHLIMVSISPQSSISPMISKTQEFVLSILPKSSEEVARICGHTRDNVEDKIKQSKLTLKDGDKLNIPRIEEAIVNFECKVSSKYTAGDHAVIIANVISADEPKEEKPLVYFDRDLVAIDNSQSK, via the coding sequence ATGGACGTTCAGAAAGCCTTATACAAAATACCTGTTCCAGTAGCGCTAGTAGGAGCTATGCAAGATGAAAAGCATAACGTCATTACTGTTTCATGGTGTACTCAAGTTTCAAAAGATCCACACTTAATTATGGTTAGCATCTCACCTCAAAGTTCAATCTCTCCTATGATTTCAAAAACGCAAGAGTTTGTCTTATCGATTTTACCAAAAAGTAGTGAAGAGGTAGCTAGGATTTGTGGGCATACTCGTGATAACGTGGAAGATAAAATCAAACAGTCCAAACTTACGTTAAAAGACGGTGATAAACTAAACATACCTAGAATAGAAGAAGCAATTGTTAACTTTGAGTGTAAAGTATCTAGTAAGTATACTGCTGGAGATCATGCCGTTATCATTGCCAACGTTATTTCCGCAGATGAACCAAAAGAAGAAAAGCCTTTGGTTTATTTTGATAGAGACCTTGTGGCCATCGATAATAGTCAATCTAAATAA
- the ligA gene encoding NAD-dependent DNA ligase LigA: MDVKERIKELTEILTKYDYHYHVLDEPLVDDATYDSLLAELKKLEKENPGLVLAHSPTKRVGGKVLAGFKAVQHGTPMLSLGNAFNSSDLEDFAIRAKKKTSQPLTYVAELKIDGLAVTLTYENGMLVRGATRGDGQTGEDITENLKKIKSIPLKLTQPVNIEVRGEVYMPKLAFDKLNEQRKQEEKPQFANPRNAAAGTLRQLDTSIVAKRNLSIFFYSIANSDEFGSTHSENLSALKELGFRVNPNYKKLSSIEEVYAYCNDWQQKRENLPYEIDGVVIKIDSLSIQRELGYTAKSPRWAIAYKFPAQRSFSKLLDVTFTVGRTGAITPTAILEPVQLAGSTVSRASLHNEDYIEQKDIRIGDTVVVQKAGDIIPEIVEVIKEKRSGNEQKVKMPKTCPACEKEAVRLPKEAALRCINPKCDAQIKERIIHFASRGAMDIEGLGPAVVNQLHQSNLINDVADLYTIDIGDLTKLERFGEKSAQNLVEAVENSKKQPLSRLLFGLGIRFVGQKAARLIAEHFQNLDKIVESNHEQLEEIPEIGEKIAVSVNDFFSQKQALELVDRLKKIGVNTKQPKTEVVQSELSGKNVVLTGSLNQLSRKEAKEKIQQLGGTVTGSVSKKTDIIIAGENAGSKLEKGKELGVKIESENYLVKIINS, translated from the coding sequence ATGGATGTAAAAGAAAGAATTAAAGAGTTAACAGAAATTCTAACGAAATACGACTATCACTATCACGTCCTTGATGAACCTTTGGTGGACGATGCGACCTATGATAGCCTTTTAGCTGAATTAAAAAAACTAGAAAAAGAAAACCCTGGGCTTGTTTTAGCTCATTCACCCACGAAGCGGGTTGGTGGAAAAGTGCTAGCAGGGTTTAAGGCGGTGCAGCATGGTACTCCAATGCTGAGCTTAGGTAATGCCTTTAACTCATCAGACCTTGAGGACTTTGCAATAAGAGCAAAGAAAAAGACTTCTCAGCCTCTAACATATGTAGCTGAGCTTAAAATAGATGGGCTAGCTGTAACTTTAACATATGAAAACGGTATGTTAGTTAGAGGAGCAACTAGAGGGGATGGTCAGACGGGCGAGGACATAACGGAAAACTTAAAGAAAATAAAGAGTATTCCCTTAAAGCTAACTCAGCCAGTTAACATAGAAGTTCGTGGTGAAGTTTACATGCCTAAACTAGCGTTTGATAAATTAAATGAGCAAAGAAAACAAGAGGAAAAACCTCAGTTTGCCAATCCTAGAAATGCAGCTGCTGGAACCCTTAGACAGTTAGACACATCTATTGTCGCTAAAAGGAACTTATCGATATTTTTCTACTCCATTGCTAACAGCGATGAGTTTGGCAGCACCCATAGTGAAAACCTTAGCGCCTTAAAAGAACTGGGGTTTAGGGTAAACCCTAATTATAAAAAACTTTCGTCCATAGAGGAAGTTTATGCCTACTGTAATGATTGGCAACAAAAAAGGGAAAACCTCCCCTATGAAATAGATGGTGTGGTTATTAAAATAGATTCTTTATCTATACAAAGAGAGCTGGGCTATACCGCAAAGAGCCCAAGATGGGCTATAGCTTATAAATTTCCAGCACAGCGCTCTTTTTCTAAACTTTTGGATGTTACCTTCACAGTTGGCAGAACAGGAGCGATAACTCCTACAGCTATCTTAGAGCCAGTTCAACTAGCTGGTAGCACCGTCAGCAGAGCATCTTTACACAACGAGGACTATATCGAACAAAAGGATATACGAATAGGTGATACAGTAGTAGTTCAAAAAGCAGGGGATATAATTCCAGAAATTGTTGAAGTTATCAAGGAAAAACGCTCGGGAAATGAACAAAAGGTTAAAATGCCAAAAACGTGTCCTGCCTGTGAAAAAGAAGCGGTAAGACTTCCAAAAGAGGCAGCACTGCGCTGCATAAACCCTAAGTGTGACGCCCAAATAAAGGAGAGAATTATACACTTTGCCTCCAGAGGAGCTATGGATATAGAAGGTCTTGGACCTGCAGTTGTTAATCAGTTACACCAAAGCAACTTAATAAATGATGTAGCTGATTTATATACCATAGACATCGGTGATCTGACAAAGCTAGAGCGCTTTGGCGAAAAATCGGCACAAAATCTGGTTGAAGCTGTAGAAAATTCAAAGAAACAGCCCTTAAGCAGACTTTTATTCGGATTAGGTATTAGATTTGTAGGTCAAAAGGCTGCAAGATTAATAGCGGAGCATTTTCAAAATCTTGATAAGATTGTAGAATCTAACCATGAGCAGTTAGAAGAGATTCCTGAAATAGGTGAAAAAATAGCTGTAAGTGTTAATGACTTTTTTAGTCAAAAACAAGCCTTAGAGCTAGTTGACAGACTCAAAAAAATAGGTGTAAATACAAAGCAACCCAAAACCGAAGTTGTGCAAAGTGAGCTATCAGGAAAAAATGTTGTTCTAACAGGCTCCTTAAACCAGCTATCCCGTAAAGAAGCTAAGGAAAAAATCCAGCAGCTCGGTGGCACAGTCACTGGCTCTGTTAGCAAAAAGACTGACATAATAATTGCTGGAGAAAACGCTGGGAGCAAGTTGGAAAAAGGCAAAGAGCTAGGTGTTAAAATAGAAAGCGAAAATTATCTAGTAAAAATTATAAATAGCTAA